One Lepisosteus oculatus isolate fLepOcu1 chromosome 12, fLepOcu1.hap2, whole genome shotgun sequence genomic window, TATTCTTGAGTATCTCCTACCTACGCAGTGCTAAAACGATTGGACCCCATAAGTGGAGTTCCTAAATCTGCAAGATACCGGAGTTGTAAAAGTTCACGCAATAACCCCCTCCCCCGTGAATAATTAAGCATTCTATATCTGGTACTTTAATTACAAGAAATTAGCTTCACCGCTACCatttggaaatatttatatttcgtAAAGATCAAACCGCAgccaggaaaaaaaagcctATATTGCTTGCATTCCATAcaataatgtaaataaatgaGACGCCAGGACCTAATTAATGTTCTGTGTCTAGACTGGTTATATGAGAAACGCAACGAAAAACCCTCAACTTTAAAATAAGTCCATCACGCACACTGTATCTAAGGGCTGTACGTGAAGATTAGACATTTGGAAAAAGTAGCAGGAATATAGGGGTAATCTGACAAATGATTAAGTAAATAATTGAATAACATTGTAATATGAAAGCACACAATACTACCATCACATCATCAGCGGAAACGTAGTCTATCCCTGCTTAAGTTGGAACAAATTGGTAACGCGGACACTGGTCTCTGAAAAGTTTCAAGACCTTGGTGCATTGATTGCACCCGTTGCCTACGTGTTTCAGGGCGTGTAGACAAAGCAACCCTTTAAAGAGGTCCGTTTTTTCCCCCAATACATTTGTGTCTGCTGTTTTAGGTGTCTTGCGTGGATACCAGACGAAACAACCACGCCACTCTTCGCAAGCTccaaaaacataaatgaaaccAGAGATGTGGTGTTCCACATGAAATCTTCCCGGTGTTGGGAAAATAATTGTATTCTAAAGGTGAAAGCCCATAAAACGTTTTTGAATTTgacataaaatgtgtttttgagtGAAGAATAGTCTTTCAGCATTACCCTGTTGACGTCTGGGGGGTTAAACCTACACGCACAAGCGAGAACGGGGTAGCGATTAGCAGCAAACAGCACATAAAAGCAGACGAACAATTTCGAAGGAAAAACTTCTGCGCCATGTGTCGCTTCCTTTTCAGAGTTCCCCTACGAGCTGGCGGTCCCATTGAAGGCTCCAAGGCGGTCAGGCAATCGGACGATTTCAACCTTATTTAGGAGCAGAACTACATTATTGCGCAAAGAGAACTACCTCTATTACCGTTTACATACTATGTTAAAATAAGCCTAAGCAATTTCACCCTTTAAAACGATCTTCTAACGGAATTTGGGTTTGGTATTTGGATTAATTCACTGGAAAAGGATTGAGGCAGCACAAATTTAACAAGAAACCCCTGGTCAACTCAAATAATACTGCGTTTCAGTTGAGCTTCAGTCCACTTCGTGGTCAGAAGACCACAATTCATGAGCATCGGTGCCGGTCGCATTTTCTACTCCTAAAACGGTTCAAGGAACTTATAATACGAGCCTTTAACACGTCAGGATAAATTGTAGCTCACTGGCAGTTTTTGTCTGTTGATCAGCTAACATCAACCTGAGATATGCTGTTTTGTCCACCCCAAATCCACtctccaggtttttttttttacgacaCTTTTGAAAACCCGCGACTGTGATTAATTGCTGCTACGTAACCCCCCAGCCCAGTTCCAACTCCGGTTGAAGTTCTTTTGATCTGAGCATTTAGGcaactgctttttattttaacaagagACACAGGAATCCCGCATCGCAATGCTCCAATTTACAGCCCTTTGTAACACTCAAGAGCTGACATTTGCAAAACAGAACATCTCACCGTTATCACCGCCTTGTactggaaaaacattttaaaacaattttagcaGGGGTGAGATAGAACAACCGTCCATCCTTACGCCttaagcaaaatgtatttttgtgttaCGCCCAACTATAGCATACTACTTTTAAGACTGAATTCTTCACACTGTAGTGATAAATAGCATTTTCACTGAAGCAAAAAGTGTAACACGTTGGGATATGAGAATTTTTCCCCATCATGTATGAACTCTGTAAAAGTGTGGTCTAGATTCGATTGTAGAAGAACGTGTTATATGTGAGGACGTATATATTAGGCAAACCACATCACTCGAGGTAATTAAAGTTAAATAACTACACACGTGTGAAAATACCGACACAAATCTAGACACTTCATTGGAAAAATCATGTAACACCACAATTGCACAGACGGCAAACAGTAATATTACAGGTATTCCCAAAAGACAAAAGAATTGTTTTGACATAAAACAGCCGTGCAAAACACCACAAATGCGACAGGTTAAAAATCTAATCATTTTATTCAGTGAAACTGTACAGGTACAATAAAAATGAGGTctcttactgtatttttttaaaaaaatcaagtaaaaaccAGCAAAATTactttataaatacatatatattctTTTAGGAAAAAAGTGAagcaatatttacaaaatatttataatgtagtTTGCATACTTTTACAACTATACACATGCATATAAACCTGGTACCacaattaaaatggaaatcagGGCGCCCATCGGTTTGTGCTACAGAAGAATGCATGATTGTCTACTGGCTGTTACTGTAGCcgtacataaaaataataaaactagtTAACGAAAAAAAAAGCATCACTGAAAAACATAAGGCATTTTTTTCAGCCTACAAAAAGACccttgtaaaaacattgcaaactgcaaaacatttaGTATTATGAAGACGACAGATGGGACTTGCAAATTTCCACTATCACCGCTGAGCAAAGACCAAAAAATCTGCAACTTTTCCTGAAATAATAAACAGATAGGTAAGGTACACTTTTGTTTACCGAATTCTAAATGTTACATGGCTTTagaaatgagaaagaaaacaaatcggTACCAGAATATCTGCCCCTTAACTGGACCCCAAACAAAAAATTCCGTGCATCCCTCGAAAGGCTCAATTCTTAGCTGAAAAGTCAAGAAATATCTCGGCTTATCAAGGGaaacgggggaaaaaaatcacatgcCCGTTTtaagcaaaacatttaaaaataaataagctgtGATCATGATGTTACATTTAACTAGACTGATAAagtaaaagcatttaaaacGTGGCACAATAAAAGTCAGTTTCCCGGGTTTCACATtagagaacacaaaaaaaatcgcGTTCTTTTTTAAGATTGAGAGATATCGGCTTGTATTACCGGATGATAAAGTTCCTAATGCTCAGCCGATATGTAACCACGAGGAAAAGAAGAGCGGTTTCATACCGagattcaaagtaaaaaaaaaacataaaagctgTCAACTTTATATCTAGTTCTCGGTTTCACAAGGAATTCAGGGGCATAAGGAGCGATGGGCCAAAATCAATCCCCccgccacaaaaaaaaaaacatcgctTGTCAAAATGTTCTGCTGTCTAGTTTCTATAGCAGACTTCTCTCCAGTTCATACGGTGGTCTCGCCTTGGTTATTGTTGCTGAGTCTGCTGTAAAACCTGCGCCAAGACTGTAAGGTCTTCCCCGACCATATCCAAAACCCAGAAGTGATCCCGACGATCATGGTCATTAGATACTTGATCATGAACACGGTGAAGTCCGGCGTCATCGGGGCAAAGTTGTTGACGGGACAGGGCACGGCGAAACTTTTGCAGGTCTGCATATGCCACGTTTTCTCCCAGTACTCCCGGAAAGCCTGCTCGTAGAAGTAGCAGGCGATGACGATCGTGGCCGGCACCGTGTAGAGCACGCTGAAGACCCCGATCCGCACCATGAGCTTCTCCAGCTTCTCCGTCTTGGTGCCGTCGTGCTTCATGATAGTCCGTATCCGGAAGAGGGAGACGAAGCCGGCCAGCAGGAACGACGTCCCGATGAAGAGGTAGACGAAAAGCGGCGCCAGGACGAAACCGCGCAGCGAGTCCACGTTGTAGATGCCCACGTAGCACACCCCCGTGAGCAGGTCGCCGTCCACCTGCCCCATGGCCAAAATGGTGATGGTTTTGACGGCGGGCACGGCCCACGCCGCCAGGTGGAAGTACTGCGAGTTGGCCTCGATGGCTTCGTGGCCCCACTTCATGCCCGCCGACAGGAACCAAGTCAGGGACAGGATGACCCACCAGATCGAGCTCGCCATGCCGAAGAAGTACAGGATCATGAAGAGGATGGTGCACCCCTCCTTCTTGGTACCCTGGGCCACCGTCTTGTAGCCGTCCTCGGAAAACCCGTCGATGCACACCACCTTGTCCTCCAGGAGGAAGCCGGCCGCGTACGCCACGGCCACCATGAAGTAGCAGCCGGATAAGAAAATGATGGGTCGCTCCGGGTAGCGGAAGCGCCTCATGTCGACCAGGTAGGTGAGCACGGTGAACAGGGTGGACACGCAGCACAAGATGGACCAGATACCCACCCACAGGCGGCCGAACTTCAGTTCGTCCTCACGGAAGTACATGAGCCCGTTCGGTTTGGTGGGCTCACAGGGGGCCCCGCAGTCCTTCTCCCCCAGGAAGTGGTAGTTGAGATAGAAAGGCACTTTGAGCTGCCGCGGGCAGGTGAAGGGCTGGTTTGCGCGGCCGCTGCTGGGCGGCAGTGTGATGTGATCCGGGACGTAAGGCGTCGGGTAGGAGGTCGGGCTGCCGGTGTCGGACGTGTTCTGGCCCACGCAGATCTCGCCGGCGCCGTGCACGGGGAAGTTCTCGCACCGCAGCCTCTCGGGCCACTGGAAGCCGAACTTGTTCATCAGCGCCTCGCAGCCCTGCCGGGCCCGCTCGCACAGGGAGCGACACGGGGGGATGGCCTGCTCCAGGACCGTGCACACCGGGGCGTACATGGAGCAGAGGAAGAACTTCAGGTCCATGGAGCACTGCACCTTGACGAGCGGGTAGAACTGGTGCACCTCCAGCCCGGCGTCCTCCTGGTTGGTGTGCCCCAGCAGGTTGGGCATGATGGTCTGGTTGTAGGCGATGTCCGTGCACAGGGGGATGGAAATGGGCTGGCAGAAGCCGTGCTCCGGGACGGAGATCCCCTTCTCTCCGTGATACTGTCCCGCCGCCAGCTGCGGGCACCACAGCAAGCACGCCGCCAGCACGCCAAGCGCCGGTTGAACCCAATCCCTGTTCGCCGACATGGCCATATTTAGTCAAGCACGAGTTCGGAAAACTTTTCTCCCCCTCCTGTAAAAGCACCCCCAGTAAATTGCTCGGTGAAAAACGGGAGAGTCCCCCCTCGCCGACCCCACTTCTTTCAGCGGACGACTGAAATGGGGAGTAGAAACTAATAGAGCAAGTTGGTCAGAGCAAGTTCACCCCCAACGGGTTCAGCGCAGCGGAATCCTCATCAGCCGCCGCCGGAGTGGTCTTGGCGTGTGTCTTCAGAAAGTtgtcctccctccccccccacgCCCGAAATCTCGGAACTTTACAAATCCCAcggaacaaaatgtaaaaaaaaaaaccccacacacacggaggatgcaaagtaaaaaaaaagtccgtTTTTTTACTTCAGACGCTTCCCCGGAGCCACTTGCTCGGGAGACTTCGGGATCCTTCTCCTCTCTGCGGGATTATTGCAATTTTCTTTCGCCCGCcccagagaagagaaaaaaaacgggAGGATGGCACCTCGCTGGAAAACGGGagtcctctccccccccccctacaCCCCGATTTTAGTTTTTGGTCAGCTGCGATTTAAAAACGTGGCGGAAAACAAAAAACCCCACATTCAAAGCAAGATACGGTTCTTCTTCCGTCTGGGCTCCGAATGCCGTCCGCCGTCGccaatatttttaaatccttGTTGCTGTTTCTCCCGCAagcgtgcaaaaaaaaaaaagggagagCTGGGGCTTCCACTCGCCGCCGGTTTCGGGGAAAGTAAAGTTGCAACGCGTTCAACTCTCGGGCTCGGGATTCATAGTGAGGTATTTTTCTGCGGGTCGCTAGGCTGCAGCTCAGGAGTAACAGCCGTCCGCTCCGCTCTCCTGCTCATGTTACCCTCTATTCTGCACCGCCGAGCCACAAACACACAATAATGTGACGTCGGTTTCCAGGTGCCCCTCATTCACAAGCCAGAGCCCTCCCCGCGGGGAGCCTGGAAACCACCCGCCCGACCAATCGCCGCGTTTGTTTTCCTTAGGACGTCACCGGTGATTGGACGCCCGGCGGAGACGAGGAGGCGGGTCTGTGGAAGTTttttgaaaaagtttttttttggaggggggggggagtgtccttccccccctcccctctcctcgAGAGGTGATCCTCTCCTTCTTGTCCGGCTCGCTCGTCGGAAAGCGTTCGCGCACCTTtcagaaattgtatttaaaaaaaaaaagaataaactgTCACCACCCCGTCCATATCACACTGCGGGGTGAAATCGGATCTGTACACCGCACTCAAGAGCCCCTTTTACCCCTTCAGCTTCTTCCCCACTGCTAACATGTCTTCTACCTACCGTTGCTGTTCATGTCCTAAAATACCAATACTCCAGTATTCGCCCCTTTTCCCACTTTGCTTTGATTTCAAGATCGGCGCGTATGCACAACCTGAAAGGCACAAGCGCACAAATTGGCTCAGCTGACCGACAGCAGACGCCAATGAAAGCTCCCTCACGCGTGAAGCAGACGTTTATTGTCACATACTACAAGATTACCATCAAATCACAAGCAGCATGCTTGACGAAGACCTGTAAAGAGATATTACGCCTCCCCGATATCGGATTTAAAACGGTCTTTGCCATTATTATTCTAAGCAGTCAGCTCTGCGGAGAACAATCCTTAGTTTCTTTCTGAAGTGTCATGCTATAGCCATACTAACCACTGATGGCACACACGTTATAGTCTTTGGATTTACAAAACCCACATCGAACAACAGCAACACTGGTGCATCTTCTAGCGCCATTACAGTGGGGGGAGTGGTGCCATTAGGGTACG contains:
- the LOC102685676 gene encoding frizzled-7 codes for the protein MAMSANRDWVQPALGVLAACLLWCPQLAAGQYHGEKGISVPEHGFCQPISIPLCTDIAYNQTIMPNLLGHTNQEDAGLEVHQFYPLVKVQCSMDLKFFLCSMYAPVCTVLEQAIPPCRSLCERARQGCEALMNKFGFQWPERLRCENFPVHGAGEICVGQNTSDTGSPTSYPTPYVPDHITLPPSSGRANQPFTCPRQLKVPFYLNYHFLGEKDCGAPCEPTKPNGLMYFREDELKFGRLWVGIWSILCCVSTLFTVLTYLVDMRRFRYPERPIIFLSGCYFMVAVAYAAGFLLEDKVVCIDGFSEDGYKTVAQGTKKEGCTILFMILYFFGMASSIWWVILSLTWFLSAGMKWGHEAIEANSQYFHLAAWAVPAVKTITILAMGQVDGDLLTGVCYVGIYNVDSLRGFVLAPLFVYLFIGTSFLLAGFVSLFRIRTIMKHDGTKTEKLEKLMVRIGVFSVLYTVPATIVIACYFYEQAFREYWEKTWHMQTCKSFAVPCPVNNFAPMTPDFTVFMIKYLMTMIVGITSGFWIWSGKTLQSWRRFYSRLSNNNQGETTV